In Candidatus Rokuibacteriota bacterium, the genomic stretch AGCCTCGACGCCTACCGGGCGGCCGAGGCGCGGGAACGGCCGGCCCCGTACCGGGCGGCCAGGGGGCGACCGCGGTCGCAAACTCGACCCGGCTCACCGAGGCGTCAGGGATCAGGCCGAGAGCGTCGGTAAGCGTCGGCAGATTGGACGTAAGGCGTGGCTACGCTGAGCATCAAGAACGTTCCGGATTCCCTGTGCCGCAAGCTGCGGGCTCGCGCCAAGCGCGAGCATCGGTCTGTCGCCCAGGAGGTCATCCACATCCTGCGCCGCGCCATCGAGGAGCAGGAACGCGTCTCCATCCTCGAGCTGCGTGGTCTCGGCAAGAAGCTGTGGGCGGGGATAAACCCGCCTGAATACATAGAGCACGAGC encodes the following:
- a CDS encoding plasmid stabilization protein encodes the protein MATLSIKNVPDSLCRKLRARAKREHRSVAQEVIHILRRAIEEQERVSILELRGLGKKLWAGINPPEYIEHERRSWERPWA